tagattttaaaaaaaattcaaaaatataacaatattgttttaatgtatagttgcctCCGGTAataatatatggtgatggtaaaagaggtttggaacctttgttgtcttcatttctctagggaatagcgattttataaagtttagtccactaatttaatgactatatgaaattttactaaattaatttatataaaattgaatgatgctcatgttacatgaaagagagtttatcatacattgaTACCAATgcagaatgtggttagaaattttaaaacaatcctaatgattataggcttcagtatataaagcatttaccaaaatttaatatttttgtacaggttaacacatagattttgagaaaatttaaaaaaaaatatgataatattgttttaatgcatagttgcatcctacactaatatatgattatgttgaaagaggtttagagTCTTTGTTGTCtcagtttttcaagaaaatagcgatttaatagtggttattccatcaatttagagagtattatgacgttttactaaattaattgatacaaaagttataacgattctcatataccatgaaagaaagtttaacatacatttataaaaatatagaatattgttagaaattttaaaacaacgctaaaatgtttaggcttcagtatatagagcgattaacgtaaaactcaatatattcataggggttaacacatagattttgagaaaaattcaaaaaatataacaatattgttttaatgcatagttgcatccggtactaatatatggtgatggtAAAAGAGGCATGGAActttttgttgtcttcatttctctagagaataacgattttataatggttagtccactaatttaaggattatatgaaattttactaaattaatttctaaaaaaattgattgatgctcatgtaccatgaaagagagcttagaatacattaatacaaatgtataatgtggttagaaatttttaaaccatACTTAAGATTAtatggttcagtatataaagcatttaccaaaattcaatatttttgtaggggttaacacatagattttgagaaaatttcaaaaaatatgacaatatagttttaatgcatagttgcatcatgcactaacatatgataatgttgaaagaggtttggagcactaacatataatgatgttgaaagaggtttggagcactaatatatgatgatgttgaaagaggtttgaagcttttgttgtctctattttctaagaaaatagcaattttattgtggttattcAACCGATTTAGGGTATTATAAAGTttcacaaaattaattgataaaaaattataatgattctcatgaaagagagtttaacatacattaatacaagtgtacaatttggttaaaaaaattaaaacaacattaaaaagtttaggcttcagtatatagagcgtttaacggtaaactcaatattttcgtaggggttaacacatagattttgagaaaaagtaaaaaaaaataaaaaatattgctttaatgcatagttgcctccggtactaatatatggtgatggtaaaaaaggtttggaacctttgttgtcttaaTTCTCTacagaatagcgattttataaggGTTAGTCCCCTAATTTAAggaatatatgaaattttactaaactaatttaTCAATAAATTGAACGATGGTCATgtacatgaaagagagtttagaatacattaatacaaatgtagaatgtggtttgaaattttgaaacaatactaaagattatatggttcagtatataaagcatttaccaaaattcaatttttttgtagGTGTTAACACacggattttgagaaaatttcgaaaaatatgACGATATTGTTgtaatgcattgttgcatcatgcactaacatataatgatattgaaagaggtttggagcttttgttgtctccattttccaagaaaataacgattttattgtggttctTCAACCGATTTAGGATATTATGAAGTttcacaaaattaattgataaaaaattataatgatttctatataccataaaagaaagtttaacatacattaatacaagtgTAAAatttggttataaattttaaaacaatactaaaaagtttaggcttcagtatatagagcgtttaatataaaactcaatattttcgtatagGTTAACTCACAGATTTAGAGacaaaatcagaaaatataaaaatattgctttaatgcatagttgtccccggtactaatatatggtgatggtaaaaaaggtttagaacctttgttgtctttatttctttagagaataacgattttttAAAGGTTAGTCTactaatttaaggagtatatgaaattttactaaattaatttttaaaaaaattgaacaatgcTCGTGTACCTCGAAAAAAAATTCAGTGTATTTAAATACTCTCTTTTTTTCGttgatatgattttttttgttacggtttgtttgaatttatagtaaataaaaccaaaaaaaataatatacagaTCGGTTTAGTTTCTTTCGGTTTGAAAAACTAAACCGGAGAAAAATCAATTTATCTTGTTGAGGGGACCGGACCCGAGTCAAAATCAATTACTCGCGCTAGTAGTGAGTCTAGTGACTGAcattcatcttcatcttcttccaaaACTCGCCAATGGATCTTCTCAACAACCCTCCCACAACAACAGTGGGTCTATCAGAGACTTTCGCTAGGCTAAAATCACAACGCAAAGTAAGCAAACTTTTCTTCAAaagttccatttttttttttaatttcaccCCCAAAAAAACTCTGATCTGTGTTTATCTTCCTTGTCGCAAGGTGGCTCTGATTCCATATATAACAGCTGGTGATCCAGATCTTTCCACAACAGCTAAAGCTCTCAAAGTGCTCGACTCTTGTGGCTCCGACATTATCGAACTCGGTGTTCCTTACTCTGACCCTTTAGCTGATGGTCCAGCAATCCAGGTTCGATCTACACCATAAACACATTATCATTttaagcttttaaaaaaaaaactcattttttctTTGGAATTAGGCTGCTGCGAGACGTTCTTTGCTTAAAGGAACTAACTTTAACTCCATCATCACTATGCTCAAAGAGGTGTGGTCTTGTCTTAGCTTTTTTATAGTCTATAGATGATGAAATTaaactctttttgttttaaatatctCAGGTTATACCTCAGTTATCTTGTCCTATTGCATTGTTTACTTATTACAACCCGATCCTAAGGCGAGGGATTGAGAACTACATGACTATCATAAAGGATGCTGGAGTTCATGGTACACTTAACATCTTCTAGTTCTCTCTTTTAGTGTTTCAGGGATCAGTTTATTACATAACATGGTGTTTCTTTGTAGGGCTTCTTGTTCCTGATGTTCCACTTGAAGAGACTGAGACTATGCGTAAAGAAGCTCAAAAGCATCAGATTGAACTTGTATGATGTTCTTGATTTAACATCTTCCATAGCAAAACTGATTCCTTCTCTTTTACCATCTTTTTACTATGTTTGTCCTGAAGGTACTGCTGACAACACCCACAACCCCAAAAGAACGAATGAATGCCATTGTTGAAGCAACCCAAGGATTCATCTATCTTGTAAGAATCACACTGTTGCAACTcttttataagtttgtgttcTTATATCATTCATCTCATTTCAGGTGAGTTCAGTAGGAGTTACTGGAACGAGAGAGTCTGTTAACGAACATGTTCAGTCTCTTCTACAACAAATCAAAGAGGCTACAAGCAAGCCAGTCGCCGTTGGATTTGGCATATCAAAACCTGAGCATGTGAAACAGGTTTGACTGCTTCGCAATATCTTTGGGATGTGTTGTTAGAATCCAACTCGATTTGTTTCATATTACAGGTAGCTGAGTGGGGAGCAGATGGAGTCATTGTAGGAAGCGCAATGGTCAAGATATTGGGAGAGGCTGAATCACTTGAGAAAGGACTCAAAGAGCTTGAAGTCTTCACTAAGTCTTTAAAGTCTGCTCTGGACTCCTGAACACACAATGGCTATCTTTCTATTCTTCTCTTATTTGAATGCAAAAAGAACCAGATGGTGTAACCATTGATTCTCAATAATATAACAATAACCtccaaataaaaatcaagagtattacatttattgaaAGTTTCTTGAGTTTGaaaggagaagc
The nucleotide sequence above comes from Brassica napus cultivar Da-Ae chromosome A9, Da-Ae, whole genome shotgun sequence. Encoded proteins:
- the LOC106426750 gene encoding tryptophan synthase alpha chain: MDLLNNPPTTTVGLSETFARLKSQRKVALIPYITAGDPDLSTTAKALKVLDSCGSDIIELGVPYSDPLADGPAIQAAARRSLLKGTNFNSIITMLKEVIPQLSCPIALFTYYNPILRRGIENYMTIIKDAGVHGLLVPDVPLEETETMRKEAQKHQIELVLLTTPTTPKERMNAIVEATQGFIYLVSSVGVTGTRESVNEHVQSLLQQIKEATSKPVAVGFGISKPEHVKQVAEWGADGVIVGSAMVKILGEAESLEKGLKELEVFTKSLKSALDS